The Panicum virgatum strain AP13 chromosome 5K, P.virgatum_v5, whole genome shotgun sequence genome has a window encoding:
- the LOC120708790 gene encoding protein S-acyltransferase 8-like isoform X1, with the protein MTQPQQRVYQAWKGDNRFFFGGRLIFGPDVKTLGVSVTLIVVPVAFFCVFVARHLRHRFRAYDAGYAILVMAVVYTIYVLLLLFVTAGQDPGIVPRASHPPEEDIHYDDLSLTDTPGRLQFPRVKEVIVNGMPVKVKYCETCMVYRPPRCSHCSICNNCVERFDHHCPWVGQCIGKRNYRYFFLFVSSSTVLCIYVFAISALYIKFLMDGDYPTVWKALKHSPASLALMVYCFISIWFVGGLTAFHTYLISTNQTTYENFRYRSDGRPNVYDQGCLSNFQEVVFAKIQPSKHKFQAHIQEEVQAPPANGAGEVDDLVGGPRAKVGDDLDIDGDLLKISQRHNHGDIDIEMGGGNTN; encoded by the exons ATGACGCAGCCACAGCAGCGGGTATACCAAGCTTGGAAGGGGGATAAC AGGTTCTTCTTTGGTGGGAGATTGATTTTTGGACCTGATGTTAAAACCCTAGGTGTTTCCGTTACCCTGATTGTTGTCCCGGTAGCTTTCTTTTGTGTATTTGTCGCGCGGCATCTCCGTCATCGGTTTCGTGCATATGATGCAGGATATGCAATTCTTGTCATGGCAGTAGTGTACACAATCTAT GTGCTTTTATTACTCTTCGTCACTGCTGGTCAGGATCCTGGCATTGTACCTCGTGCTTCACACCCACCAGAGGAGGATATTCACTATGATGATTTGTCTCTTACTGATACACCAGGGAGACTACAATTTCCTCGTGTAAAAGAAGTTATAGTAAATGGGATGCCTGTGAAAGTAAAGTATTGTGAAACTTGTATGGTATATCGTCCTCCTCGGTGTTCACACTGTTCTATTTGCAACAATTGCGTGGAACGCTTTGATCATCACTGCCCATGGGTTGGGCAATGCATTGGAAAG CGCAATTACCGTTATTTTTTCCTGTTTGTTTCTTCTTCAACTGTCCTCTGCATTTATGTGTTTGCTATATCGGCCTTGTACATCAAGTTTCTCATGGATGGAGACTATCCTACAGTGTGGAAGGCATTGAAACACTCTCCTGCTTCTCTAGCACTAATGGTATACTGTTTTATCTCTATCTGGTTTGTTGGTGGACTCACAGCATTTCATACATACCTCATCAGCACAAACCAG ACCACATATGAAAATTTTCGGTATAGATCAGATGGCAGGCCTAATGTCTATGATCAAGGATGTCTTAGTAACTTTCAAGAGGTTGTCTTTGCCAAGATACAACCATCCAAACATAAGTTCCAGGCGCACATACAAGAGGAAGTACAAGCTCCACCAGCTAATGGTGCTGGAGAGGTCGACGATCTAGTTGGTGGTCCCCGGGCAAAAGTGGGAGATGACCTTGATATTGATGGTGATCTGTTGAAGATTTCGCAACGGCATAACCATGGGGACATTGATATTGAAATGGGAGGTGGGAACACCAATTAG
- the LOC120708790 gene encoding protein S-acyltransferase 8-like isoform X2, with the protein MAVVYTIYVLLLLFVTAGQDPGIVPRASHPPEEDIHYDDLSLTDTPGRLQFPRVKEVIVNGMPVKVKYCETCMVYRPPRCSHCSICNNCVERFDHHCPWVGQCIGKRNYRYFFLFVSSSTVLCIYVFAISALYIKFLMDGDYPTVWKALKHSPASLALMVYCFISIWFVGGLTAFHTYLISTNQTTYENFRYRSDGRPNVYDQGCLSNFQEVVFAKIQPSKHKFQAHIQEEVQAPPANGAGEVDDLVGGPRAKVGDDLDIDGDLLKISQRHNHGDIDIEMGGGNTN; encoded by the exons ATGGCAGTAGTGTACACAATCTAT GTGCTTTTATTACTCTTCGTCACTGCTGGTCAGGATCCTGGCATTGTACCTCGTGCTTCACACCCACCAGAGGAGGATATTCACTATGATGATTTGTCTCTTACTGATACACCAGGGAGACTACAATTTCCTCGTGTAAAAGAAGTTATAGTAAATGGGATGCCTGTGAAAGTAAAGTATTGTGAAACTTGTATGGTATATCGTCCTCCTCGGTGTTCACACTGTTCTATTTGCAACAATTGCGTGGAACGCTTTGATCATCACTGCCCATGGGTTGGGCAATGCATTGGAAAG CGCAATTACCGTTATTTTTTCCTGTTTGTTTCTTCTTCAACTGTCCTCTGCATTTATGTGTTTGCTATATCGGCCTTGTACATCAAGTTTCTCATGGATGGAGACTATCCTACAGTGTGGAAGGCATTGAAACACTCTCCTGCTTCTCTAGCACTAATGGTATACTGTTTTATCTCTATCTGGTTTGTTGGTGGACTCACAGCATTTCATACATACCTCATCAGCACAAACCAG ACCACATATGAAAATTTTCGGTATAGATCAGATGGCAGGCCTAATGTCTATGATCAAGGATGTCTTAGTAACTTTCAAGAGGTTGTCTTTGCCAAGATACAACCATCCAAACATAAGTTCCAGGCGCACATACAAGAGGAAGTACAAGCTCCACCAGCTAATGGTGCTGGAGAGGTCGACGATCTAGTTGGTGGTCCCCGGGCAAAAGTGGGAGATGACCTTGATATTGATGGTGATCTGTTGAAGATTTCGCAACGGCATAACCATGGGGACATTGATATTGAAATGGGAGGTGGGAACACCAATTAG